A genome region from Corallococcus soli includes the following:
- the rpoC gene encoding DNA-directed RNA polymerase subunit beta': MKDIFNFFEKPKDPLSFNAIRIALASPDKIRQWSHGEVKKPETINYRTFKPERDGLFCARIFGPVKDYECNCGKYKRMKHRGVVCEKCGVEVIQSKVRRERLGHITLATPVAHIWFLKSLPSRIGNLLDITLKEMEKVLYCESYMVIDPKATPLQRGELVSEEKMHRLFQEHGEDSFTAGMGGEAVREMLKSLDVEKLSEELRKDMRETTSEAKRKKYAKRLKVAEAFRVSGNKPEWMMLDVIPVIPPDLRPLVPLDGGRFATSDLNDLYRRVINRNNRLKRLQELNAPDIIIRNEKRMLQEAVDALFDNGRRGKTITGPNKRPLKSLSDMLKGKQGRFRQNLLGKRVDYSGRSVIVVGPELRLHQCGLPKIMALELFKPFIYNKLEEKGYVTTIKSAKKMVEKERPEVWDILEDVIREHPVLLNRAPTLHRLGMQAFEPVLIEGKAIQLHPLVCAAFNADFDGDQMAVHVPLSIEAQMEARVLMMSTNNILSPANGKPIIVPTQDMVLGIYYMTRAREFANGEGRVFASPEEVRAAYDHGEVHLQAKVVCRIDAKRKETTVGRVLLWEVVPRRVGFDAINKVLDKKSLGNLIDLCYRLTGEKETVLLADRIRSLGYFHATRAGISIALKDMIIPAKKQEFLDYARKEVAEIENQYLEGLITDGERYNKVIDIWAEITEKVAQEMMQQISTDEATGDVDGKRISRKQPSFNPIYIMADSGARGSAQQIRQLAGMRGLMAKPSGEIIETPITANFREGLSVLQYFISTHGARKGLADTALKTANSGYLTRRLVDVAQDAIINEYDCGTMDGLFIGALVEGGEIIEPLGERILGRVALDDILDPVTGEVLVRANEEIDEERVRRIENSGLDRVKIRSVLTCQAKRGICVECYGRDLARGRKVSVGEAVGVIAAQSIGEPGTQLTMRTFHIGGAATRRAEQSSLENRYAGSVKFAGLNTVQKADGTLVAMNRNGELVVVDESGRERERYQIIYGARILVKEHQKLEPGVLLAEWDPFAIPLLTEVGGVVRYEDIIEGVTMSETLDEVTGLSRKTVIESKDPEARPRVTIRDAQGNVKDLPSSRNQASYFLPQGAIITVNDTDEISAGEVIAKVPRETTKTKDITGGLPRVAELFEARKPKDAAAIAEIDGVVSFGKDTKGKRKLIITPEVSGEQRADLAKEYLISKGKSINVHSGDRVKAGEAMMDGAANPHDILKVLGEKELARYLVDEVQEVYRLQGVKINDKHIETIVRQMLRRVRVTDVGDTNFLVDEQVEKWVFEEENEKVMAEGKRPAVGEPLLLGITKASLSTESFISSASFQETTKVLTEAAINGKVDYLRGLKENVIMGRLIPAGTGLPNYKHLDIEVESPTDEVNEMEAALAATHGDSPLAPPPSRPDTRSTDVA; the protein is encoded by the coding sequence GTGAAGGACATTTTCAACTTCTTCGAGAAGCCGAAGGACCCGCTGTCGTTCAACGCCATCCGCATCGCGCTGGCGTCGCCCGACAAGATTCGGCAGTGGTCGCACGGCGAGGTGAAGAAGCCGGAGACCATCAACTACCGCACGTTCAAGCCGGAGCGGGACGGCCTGTTCTGCGCGCGCATCTTCGGGCCGGTGAAGGACTACGAGTGCAACTGCGGCAAGTACAAGCGCATGAAGCACCGCGGCGTCGTGTGTGAGAAGTGCGGCGTGGAGGTCATCCAGTCCAAGGTGCGCCGTGAGCGCCTGGGACACATCACGCTCGCCACGCCCGTGGCCCACATCTGGTTCCTCAAGTCGCTGCCCAGCCGCATCGGCAACCTGCTCGACATCACCCTCAAGGAGATGGAGAAGGTGCTGTACTGCGAGAGCTACATGGTCATCGACCCGAAGGCGACGCCGCTGCAGCGTGGCGAGCTCGTCTCCGAGGAGAAGATGCACCGGCTCTTCCAGGAGCACGGCGAGGACTCGTTCACCGCGGGCATGGGCGGCGAGGCCGTCCGTGAGATGCTCAAGTCCCTGGACGTGGAGAAGCTGTCCGAGGAACTGCGCAAGGACATGCGCGAGACCACCAGCGAGGCGAAGCGGAAGAAGTACGCCAAGCGCCTGAAGGTGGCCGAGGCGTTCCGCGTCTCCGGCAACAAGCCCGAGTGGATGATGCTGGACGTCATCCCCGTCATCCCGCCCGACCTGCGTCCCCTGGTTCCCCTGGACGGTGGCCGCTTCGCGACCTCCGACCTGAACGACCTGTACCGCCGCGTCATCAACCGGAACAACCGCCTCAAGCGGCTCCAGGAGCTGAACGCGCCGGACATCATCATCCGCAACGAGAAGCGGATGCTCCAGGAGGCCGTGGACGCGCTGTTCGACAACGGCCGCCGCGGCAAGACCATCACCGGCCCGAACAAGCGGCCGCTGAAGTCGCTGTCCGACATGCTCAAGGGCAAGCAGGGCCGGTTCCGTCAGAACCTGCTCGGCAAGCGCGTGGACTACTCGGGCCGCTCCGTCATCGTCGTGGGTCCCGAGCTGCGCCTGCACCAGTGCGGCCTGCCGAAGATCATGGCGCTCGAGCTCTTCAAGCCGTTCATCTACAACAAGCTCGAAGAGAAGGGCTACGTCACCACCATCAAGTCGGCGAAGAAGATGGTGGAGAAGGAGCGTCCGGAGGTCTGGGACATCCTTGAGGACGTGATCCGCGAGCACCCGGTGCTCCTCAACCGCGCCCCCACGCTGCACCGCCTGGGCATGCAGGCCTTCGAGCCCGTCCTCATCGAGGGCAAGGCCATCCAGCTGCACCCGCTGGTCTGCGCCGCGTTCAACGCCGACTTCGACGGCGACCAGATGGCCGTGCACGTGCCGCTCTCCATCGAAGCGCAGATGGAAGCGCGCGTCCTGATGATGTCGACGAACAACATCCTCAGCCCCGCGAACGGCAAGCCCATCATCGTCCCGACGCAGGACATGGTGCTCGGCATCTACTACATGACCCGCGCCCGCGAGTTCGCCAACGGCGAAGGCCGCGTGTTCGCGTCGCCGGAGGAGGTGCGCGCCGCGTACGACCACGGCGAGGTGCACCTGCAGGCCAAGGTGGTGTGCCGCATCGACGCCAAGCGCAAGGAGACCACGGTGGGCCGCGTGCTGCTGTGGGAAGTGGTTCCGCGCCGCGTGGGCTTCGACGCCATCAACAAGGTGCTCGACAAGAAGTCGCTCGGTAACCTCATCGACCTCTGCTACCGCCTCACGGGCGAGAAGGAGACGGTGCTGCTGGCCGATCGCATCCGCAGCCTGGGTTACTTCCACGCGACCCGCGCCGGCATCTCCATCGCGCTCAAGGACATGATCATCCCTGCGAAGAAGCAGGAGTTCCTGGACTACGCGCGCAAGGAAGTGGCGGAGATCGAGAACCAGTACCTCGAGGGCCTCATCACCGACGGTGAGCGCTACAACAAGGTCATCGATATCTGGGCGGAGATCACCGAGAAGGTCGCCCAGGAGATGATGCAGCAGATCTCCACCGACGAGGCCACCGGGGACGTGGACGGCAAGCGCATCTCGCGCAAGCAGCCGTCGTTCAACCCCATCTACATCATGGCCGACTCGGGCGCGCGCGGCAGCGCCCAGCAGATCCGTCAGCTGGCCGGTATGCGCGGCCTGATGGCCAAGCCCTCCGGCGAAATCATCGAGACGCCCATCACGGCCAACTTCCGTGAAGGCCTCTCCGTGCTCCAGTACTTCATCTCCACGCACGGCGCCCGCAAGGGCCTGGCGGACACGGCGCTCAAGACGGCCAACTCCGGCTACCTCACCCGCCGTCTCGTCGACGTGGCGCAGGACGCCATCATCAACGAGTACGACTGCGGCACCATGGACGGTCTGTTCATCGGCGCCCTGGTCGAGGGCGGCGAGATCATCGAGCCGCTGGGTGAGCGCATCCTCGGCCGCGTGGCCCTGGACGACATCCTCGACCCCGTGACGGGCGAGGTGCTGGTGCGCGCCAACGAGGAGATCGACGAGGAGCGCGTCCGCCGCATCGAGAACAGCGGCCTGGACCGGGTGAAGATCCGCTCGGTGCTGACCTGCCAGGCCAAGCGCGGCATCTGCGTGGAGTGCTACGGCCGTGACCTGGCGCGTGGCCGCAAGGTGTCCGTCGGCGAGGCCGTGGGCGTCATCGCGGCGCAGTCCATCGGCGAGCCGGGTACCCAGCTCACGATGCGCACCTTCCACATCGGTGGTGCGGCGACGCGGCGCGCGGAGCAGTCCAGCCTGGAGAACCGCTACGCGGGTTCCGTGAAGTTCGCGGGCCTGAACACGGTGCAGAAGGCGGACGGCACGCTGGTGGCCATGAACCGCAACGGCGAGCTCGTCGTCGTCGACGAGTCGGGCCGCGAGCGCGAGCGCTACCAGATCATCTACGGCGCCCGCATCCTGGTGAAGGAACACCAGAAGCTGGAGCCGGGCGTGCTCCTGGCCGAGTGGGACCCGTTCGCGATCCCCCTGCTCACGGAAGTGGGCGGTGTCGTGCGCTACGAGGACATCATCGAAGGCGTGACGATGTCCGAGACGCTGGACGAAGTGACCGGTCTGTCTCGCAAGACGGTCATCGAGTCCAAGGACCCGGAGGCGCGTCCGCGCGTCACCATCCGCGACGCGCAGGGCAACGTGAAGGACCTGCCGTCCTCCCGCAACCAGGCGAGCTACTTCCTGCCCCAGGGCGCGATCATCACCGTGAACGACACGGATGAGATCTCCGCGGGCGAGGTCATCGCCAAGGTGCCGCGCGAGACGACGAAGACCAAGGACATCACGGGCGGTCTGCCCCGCGTGGCCGAACTCTTCGAGGCGCGCAAGCCCAAGGACGCGGCGGCGATCGCGGAGATCGACGGCGTGGTGTCCTTCGGCAAGGACACCAAGGGCAAGCGCAAGCTCATCATCACCCCCGAGGTGAGCGGCGAGCAGCGCGCGGACCTGGCCAAGGAGTACCTGATCTCCAAGGGCAAGAGCATCAACGTCCACTCCGGCGACCGCGTGAAGGCCGGCGAGGCGATGATGGACGGCGCGGCCAACCCGCACGACATCCTCAAGGTGCTGGGCGAGAAGGAACTCGCGCGCTACCTGGTGGACGAAGTGCAGGAGGTCTACCGACTGCAGGGCGTGAAGATCAACGACAAGCACATCGAGACGATCGTCCGGCAGATGCTGCGCCGGGTGCGCGTCACCGACGTGGGCGACACCAACTTCCTGGTCGACGAGCAGGTCGAGAAGTG